The following are encoded together in the Gadus chalcogrammus isolate NIFS_2021 chromosome 2, NIFS_Gcha_1.0, whole genome shotgun sequence genome:
- the ldlra gene encoding low density lipoprotein receptor a: MIASVMGRIQCVSLVLLVYFYTQTCALAPCSSSDFQCGTGVCISSRWVCDGANDCGDGSDELMGICMSRTCAPSEFSCGGRAVECIPKSWHCDGKADCKNAADEEGCAVRSCSASEFLCASGQCVSDSFVCDHDADCDDGSDEAACPPLTCSPSSFRCNNSVCLPRLWACDGDADCSDGSDEWGCAAPAAGAGRAPCAPLEYRCGDGECIHESWRCDGGADCKDRSDEADCTYTTCRPDQFECGDGSCIHGSQQCNQQYDCRDMSDEMGCVNASRCEAPSHFKCRSGECINMERTCDGHNDCRDWSDEPVIECGTNECQVNNGGCSHACQDLRVGHACLCPAGYGLLDARRCGDIDECADPDTCSQICVNQIGGYKCDCREGYQLEPSTKACKAIGTVAYLLFTNRHEVRRMTLDKSEYTRVVPRLKNAVTLDLNIASNCVFWSDISEKTIYSATMDAAANATQHHVVIGNGIGAPEGIAVDWVHGNLYWTDGMHSTISVATVDGSRRKTLIRQDLSRPRGIVVDPVHNFLYWTDWGTPAKIEKAGLNGGDRIALVTDNIIWPNGITLDLLNQRLYWVDSKLHTLSSVDVNGGGRRTVLVDKQRLAHPLGVTVFEDRVFWTDVSNNAIFSVNRLTGSDVRAVAEHLSSPDDIVMYHNLQQPAGRDWCGTANGGCEFLCLAAPQVGPHPPKYTCACPDDMALARDMRRCVPASPTPAAPVPPQPLVTREALTPIPHRPVQTTARTPAPLTARPPTRPVATHRAPTSPAATHRAPTRPASTHRAPTRPALIFSTATARADRGTPKPVVPHTAGPAPQGEEPVNPLPDSHQKLDEIGPETAPSSHTAIYIALPLAVVMVAAFVCFLLWRNFRLKNTNTIHFDNPVYQKTTEDQLHIYRSQSPDGYSYPPKQIVSLDEEADNPAFSEN, translated from the exons ATGATTGCGTCAGTTATGGGACGGATACAGTGCGTGTCACTGGTGCTCCTCGTATACTTTTACACTCAGACAT GTGCGCTGGCCCCGTGCAGCTCCTCAGATTTCCAGTGTGGGACGGGGGTGTGCATCTCGTCCCGTTGGGTGTGTGACGGCGCCAACGACTGCGGCGACGGCAGCGACGAGCTCATGGGAATCTGCA tgtCGCGGACCTGCGCCCCCTCAGAGTTCAGCTGTGGCGGTCGTGCCGTCGAGTGCATCCCCAAGTCCTGGCACTGCGACGGCAAGGCAGACTGCAAGAATGCCGCGGACGAGGAGGGCTGTG cggtgaGGAGCTGCTCCGCCAGCGAGTTCCTCTGCGCCAGCGGGCAGTGCGTGTCCGACAGCTTCGTGTGCGACCACGATGCCGACTGCGACGACGGCAGTGACGAGGCCGCCTGCCCCCCGCTCACCTgcagcccctcctccttccgctGCAACAACAGCGTCTGCCTGCCGCGCCTCTGGGCCTGCGACGGCGACGCCGACTGCTCCGACGGCTCCGACGAGTGGGGGTGCGCGGccccggcggcgggggcgggccgCGCGCCCTGCGCCCCCCTGGAGTACCGCTGCGGCGACGGGGAGTGCATCCACGAGAGCTGGAGGTGTGACGGGGGCGCGGACTGCAAGGACCGCTCGGACGAGGCCGACTGCA CTTACACCACCTGCCGCCCGGACCAGTTTGAGTGCGGCGACGGCTCCTGTATCCATGGCAGCCAGCAGTGCAACCAGCAGTACGACTGCAGGGACATGAGCGACGAGATGGGCTGCGTCAACG cctcccgcTGTGAAGCCCCCTCCCACTTCAAGTGTCGCAGCGGCGAGTGCATCAACATGGAGCGCACCTGTGACGGCCACAACGACTGCCGGGATTGGTCGGACGAGCCCGTGATTGAATGCG GTACCAACGAGTGTCAGGTTAACAACGGCGGCTGCAGCCACGCCTGTCAGGACCTGCGGGTCGGCCATGCCTGCCTCTGCCCCGCCGGCTATGGGCTGCTGGACGCCAGGCGCTGCGGAG ATATAGACGAGTGCGCGGACCCGGACACCTGCAGCCAGATCTGCGTCAACCAGATCGGCGGCTACAAGTGTGACTGCAGGGAGGGCTACCAGTTGGAGCCTAGCACCAAGGCCTGCAAAGCCATCG GCACCGTGGCCTACCTGCTGTTCACCAACCGCCACGAGGTCCGCAGGATGACCCTGGACAAGAGCGAGTACACGCGGGTAGTCCCCAGGCTGAAGAACGCCGTCACCCTGGACCTGAACATCGCCTCCAACTGCGTCTTCTGGTCCGACATCTCCGAGAAGACCATCTACAG TGCTACCATGGACGCGGCTGCCAACGCCACGCAGCACCATGTCGTCATCGGCAACGGCATCGGCGCCCCCGAGGGCATCGCCGTGGACTGGGTCCACGGCAACCTGTACTGGACAGACGGCATGCACAGCACCATCTCCGTGGCAACCGTCGACGGCAGCCGCCGCAAAACCCTGATCCGCCAGGACCTGTCCCGGCCGCGTGGCATCGTGGTCGACCCCGTCCACAA CTTCCTGTACTGGACAGACTGGGGCACTCCGGCGAAAATCGAGAAGGCCGGACTAAATGGAGGAGACCGCATCGCGTTGGTCACGGACAACATCATCTGGCCCAACGGCATCACCCTGG accTTCTGAACCAGCGCCTCTACTGGGTGGACTCCAAGCTGCACACCCTGTCCAGCGTGGACGTCAATGGCGGGGGCCGGCGCACAGTGCTCGTGGACAAGCAGCGGCTGGCTCACCCGCTGGGTGTCACCGTGTTCGAG GACCGAGTGTTCTGGACGGATGTGAGCAACAACGCCATCTTCAGCGTCAACCGgttgacaggaagtgatgtcagagCGGTGGCGGAGCACCTGTCCTCGCCCGATGACATCGTGATGTACCACAACCTCCAGCAGCCCGCCG gcagGGACTGGTGTGGCACGGCCAACGGCGGCTGTGAGTTCCTGTGTCTGGCCGCCCCCCAGGtgggcccccacccccccaagtACACCTGCGCCTGTCCCGATGACATGGCCCTGGCCCGGGACATGAGGCGCTGTGTGCCAG CCTCTCCGACGCCCGCCGCCCCCGTCCCACCTCAGCCCCTGGTGACCCGCGAAGCCTTGACCCCCATTCCCCACCGACCGGTCCAAACCACCGCCAGGACCCCGGCGCCCCTCACTGCCAGACCCCCCACCCGGCCGGTCGCCACCCACAGAGCCCCCACCAGTCCAGCCGCCACCCACAGAGCCCCCACCAGGCCAGCCTCCACCCACAGAGCCCCCACCCGGCCAGCCCTCATCTTCAGCACCGCGACGGCCAGGGCGGACCGGGGCACCCCCAAACCGGTGGTCCCCCACAccgcgggccccgccccccagggggaggagcctgtgaaCCCCCTCCCGGACTCCCATCAGAAGCTGGATGAGATTGGACCTGAGACAGCTCCGTCCAGCCACACAGCGATCTATATCGCCCTGCCGCTCG CGGTCGTCATGGTGGCGGCCTTCGTCTGCTTCCTGTTGTGGAGGAACTTCCGCCTGAAGAACACCAACACCATCCACTTCGACAACCCGGTGTACCAGAAGACCACGGAGGATCAGCTCCACATCTACCGCAGCCAGAGCCCGGACGGCTACTCCTACCCCCCG AAGCAGATTGTGAGTCTGGACGAGGAGGCGGACAACCCGGCATTCTCCGAGAACTAA
- the LOC130397081 gene encoding low-density lipoprotein receptor 1-like encodes MTLDKSEYTRVVPRLKNAVTLDLNIASNCVFWSDISEKTIYSATMDAAANATQHHVVIGNGIGAHEGIAVDWVYGNLYWTDGMHSTISVATVDGSRRKTLIRQDLSRPRGIVVDPVHNFLYWTDWGTPSKIEKAGLNGGDRIALVTDNIILPNGITLDLLNQRLYWVDSKLHTLTSVDVNGGGRRTVLVDKQRLAHPLGVTVFEDRVFWTDVSNNAIFSVNRLTGSDVRAVAEHLSSPDDIVMYHNLRQPAGRDWCGTANGGCEFLCLAAPQVGPHPPKYTCACPDDMALARDMRSCVPASPTPAAPVPPQPLVTREALTPIPHRPVQTTARTPAPLTARPPTRPVATHRAPTSPAATHRAPTRPAATHRAPTRPALIFSTATARADRGTPKPVVPHTAGPAPQGEEPVNPLPDSHQKLDEIGPETAPSSHTAIYIALPLAVVMVAAFVCFLLWRNFRLKNTNTIHFDNPVYQKTTEDQLHIYRSQSPDGYSYPPKQIVSLDEEADNPAFSED; translated from the exons ATGACCCTGGACAAGAGCGAGTACACGCGGGTAGTCCCCAGGCTGAAGAACGCCGTCACCCTGGACCTGAACATCGCCTCCAACTGCGTCTTCTGGTCCGACATCTCCGAGAAGACCATCTACAG CGCTACCATGGACGCGGCTGCCAACGCCACGCAGCACCATGTCGTCATCGGCAACGGCATCGGCGCCCACGAGGGCATCGCCGTGGACTGGGTCTACGGCAACCTGTACTGGACAGACGGCATGCACAGCACCATCTCCGTGGCAACCGTCGACGGCAGCCGCCGCAAAACCCTGATCCGCCAGGACCTGTCCCGGCCGCGTGGCATCGTGGTCGACCCCGTCCACAA CTTCCTGTACTGGACAGACTGGGGCACTCCGTCGAAAATCGAGAAGGCCGGACTGAACGGAGGAGACCGCATCGCGTTGGTCACGGACAACATCATCTTGCCCAACGGCATCACCCTGG accTTCTGAACCAGCGCCTCTACTGGGTGGACTCCAAGCTGCACACCCTGACCAGCGTGGACGTGAATGGCGGGGGCCGGCGCACTGTGCTCGTGGACAAGCAGCGGCTGGCTCACCCGCTGGGTGTCACCGTGTTCGAG GACCGAGTGTTCTGGACGGATGTGAGCAACAACGCCATCTTCAGCGTCAACCGgttgacaggaagtgatgtcagagCGGTGGCGGAGCACCTGTCCTCGCCCGATGACATCGTGATGTACCACAACCTCCGGCAGCCCGCCG gcagGGACTGGTGTGGCACGGCCAACGGCGGCTGTGAGTTCCTGTGTCTGGCCGCCCCCCAGGtgggcccccacccccccaagtACACCTGCGCCTGTCCCGATGACATGGCCCTGGCCCGGGACATGAGGAGCTGTGTGCCAG CCTCTCCGACGCCCGCCGCCCCCGTCCCACCTCAGCCCCTGGTGACCCGCGAAGCCTTGACCCCCATTCCCCACCGACCGGTCCAAACCACCGCCAGGACCCCGGCGCCCCTCACTGCCAGACCCCCCACCCGGCCGGTCGCCACCCACAGAGCCCCCACCAGTCCAGCCGCCACCCACAGAGCCCCCACCAGGCCAGCCGCCACCCACAGAGCCCCCACCCGGCCAGCCCTCATCTTCAGCACCGCGACGGCCAGGGCGGACCGGGGCACCCCCAAACCGGTGGTCCCCCACAccgcgggccccgccccccagggggaggagcctgtgaaCCCCCTCCCGGACTCCCATCAGAAGCTGGATGAGATTGGACCTGAGACAGCTCCGTCCAGCCACACAGCGATCTATATCGCCCTGCCGCTCG CGGTCGTCATGGTGGCGGCCTTCGTCTGCTTCCTGTTGTGGAGGAACTTCCGCCTGAAGAACACCAACACCATCCACTTCGACAACCCGGTGTACCAGAAGACCACGGAGGATCAGCTCCACATCTACCGCAGCCAGAGCCCGGACGGCTACTCCTACCCCCCG